The following proteins come from a genomic window of Pirellulaceae bacterium:
- the asnB gene encoding asparagine synthase (glutamine-hydrolyzing), which produces MCGITGVVDFQQPSLVVQYLQQMNDVAVHRGPDDSGFIYFSDDNAVKVMTDQQSAAQQVCPIGVAMRRLAIVDLSEAGHQPMTDESGRYWIVYNGEVYNFIELRQELEQLGRAFRSRTDTEVVLQAFIEWGPTCLLKFNGMWALVIYDRQTRQIFCARDRFGVKPFHFAHQPGRFAFSSEIKQLLELPWVSRQANRQRLADFFLWGFENHTNETCFQHVHCLPASHYMVLTYDDIQRGNYEPKRYWQPNAVERLPDADAIEKFRDLLADAVQLRLRSDVPVGVTLSGGLDSSSIACLAGDSRQKLGVTSPLDAFNVDFGTAGYSEREFAAAAANRAHARLVTLRPDQTDLLRDWDKFIWHMECPFGGLSYFSNFQIYRLIRSSGISVVLSGQGADELLLGYERYRVYDMLFKFRSKRIVAAVQQIMQARRSANLRLSTQIGHTLYFSIPKLRSFRRQLAMRRFMQPKFYADFRNQTEHVRAATVHPSRESLQISEYYHYKLPHLLHHEDCVSMAHSVETRLPFVDYRLLEFVLGHPLDLLFRDGWSKYILRQAMRGVLPDVVRSRTDKMGYETPTGNLIRQNSDLFRPMLARHRDDPIICIPAIEARFAKPNLDEGTLCRTVSYLSWKEAFGVAI; this is translated from the coding sequence ATGTGTGGCATTACCGGCGTAGTCGATTTCCAACAACCATCTTTGGTTGTTCAATACTTACAGCAAATGAACGACGTCGCAGTCCATCGTGGCCCAGACGATTCAGGGTTTATCTATTTTTCAGATGACAATGCGGTAAAGGTGATGACCGACCAGCAGTCGGCCGCACAGCAGGTTTGTCCTATCGGCGTGGCAATGAGGCGGCTGGCTATCGTTGATCTGTCGGAAGCTGGCCACCAACCGATGACGGACGAGAGTGGACGATATTGGATTGTCTACAACGGCGAAGTTTATAACTTCATCGAACTCCGCCAAGAACTGGAACAATTGGGGCGAGCGTTCCGCAGCCGTACCGACACGGAAGTTGTCCTACAAGCCTTTATCGAATGGGGACCTACGTGCCTATTGAAATTTAATGGCATGTGGGCGTTGGTGATCTACGACAGACAGACTCGTCAGATTTTCTGCGCGCGTGACCGATTTGGCGTCAAGCCGTTCCATTTTGCACACCAGCCAGGCCGCTTCGCATTCAGCTCGGAAATCAAACAATTACTGGAGCTGCCGTGGGTCAGCCGACAGGCAAATCGACAACGCTTAGCCGATTTCTTCCTATGGGGTTTCGAGAATCACACCAACGAGACCTGCTTCCAGCATGTCCATTGCCTGCCGGCCTCGCACTATATGGTGCTGACCTACGATGACATTCAACGCGGTAACTACGAACCCAAACGCTACTGGCAACCCAATGCAGTTGAACGACTGCCGGACGCTGATGCAATTGAAAAATTTCGTGATCTGTTAGCTGACGCAGTTCAGTTACGTTTGCGCAGCGACGTGCCAGTCGGTGTAACCCTTTCCGGTGGACTCGATTCGTCTAGTATTGCCTGTCTGGCTGGCGATTCGCGGCAAAAACTGGGGGTGACTTCACCATTGGATGCTTTCAACGTCGACTTCGGGACTGCAGGGTATTCAGAACGGGAATTTGCGGCAGCAGCTGCCAATAGAGCCCATGCCAGACTGGTGACGTTGCGGCCTGATCAAACTGACTTGCTGCGTGACTGGGACAAATTTATCTGGCACATGGAATGCCCGTTTGGGGGCTTATCTTATTTCTCGAACTTTCAAATATATCGATTGATTCGTTCCAGCGGAATCTCGGTAGTACTCAGCGGCCAAGGTGCGGACGAGCTTCTGCTGGGTTACGAACGATATCGTGTCTACGACATGTTATTCAAATTCCGATCAAAGCGTATCGTTGCAGCAGTACAACAAATAATGCAAGCGCGCCGTTCTGCTAACCTGCGACTATCAACCCAAATTGGACACACACTCTACTTTTCGATTCCCAAGTTGCGTAGCTTTAGACGCCAATTGGCGATGCGCAGGTTTATGCAGCCCAAGTTTTATGCAGACTTTAGGAACCAGACGGAGCATGTTCGTGCAGCTACGGTTCATCCAAGCCGTGAATCGCTGCAAATTAGTGAATACTATCACTACAAATTGCCACACTTATTACATCACGAAGATTGCGTGTCGATGGCTCATTCGGTCGAAACGCGATTGCCATTTGTCGATTACCGACTTCTAGAGTTTGTTTTAGGGCACCCGCTTGACCTGTTGTTTCGGGACGGCTGGAGCAAGTATATTCTGCGTCAGGCCATGCGAGGTGTATTACCCGATGTCGTGCGATCTCGCACAGACAAGATGGGTTATGAAACGCCAACTGGCAACTTGATCCGACAGAATAGCGATCTGTTTCGGCCGATGTTAGCTCGACACCGTGACGACCCTATCATCTGCATTCCCGCTATTGAAGCTCGCTTTGCCAAACCTAATTTGGATGAGGGAACTCTATGTCGCACGGTTAGCTATCTCAGTTGGAAAGAAGCATTCGGCGTAGCGATTTAG